The following proteins are co-located in the Peromyscus eremicus chromosome 13, PerEre_H2_v1, whole genome shotgun sequence genome:
- the C13H2orf66 gene encoding uncharacterized protein C2orf66 homolog, which translates to MSKVPLLLLWAALVLTSHVHGAMLRNKDTWKPLSNPRNRELFFRSLQAYFKGRGLDLGNLPNTFSMNEDPRPRSFQAEHIASAFADYEEQKNSLPKSYKG; encoded by the exons ATGTCCAAAGTACCCCTCCTGCTGCTGTGGGCTGCCCTGGTACTGACCAGCCATGTACATGGAGCCATGCTGAGAAATAAAGACACGTGGAAGCCACTGAGCAACCCCAGGAACAGAGAACTG tttttcAGAAGCCTCCAGGCCTATTTTAAAGGCAGAGGACTTGATCTTGGGAACCTTCCGAATACTTTCTCCATGAATGAGGACCCCAGACCTCGCTCTTTCCAGGCGGAACATATTGCTTCTGCATTTGCAGACTACGAAGAGCAGAAAAACTCCCTCCCTAAGTCCTACAAGGGCTGA